A genomic region of Metopolophium dirhodum isolate CAU chromosome 1, ASM1992520v1, whole genome shotgun sequence contains the following coding sequences:
- the LOC132936523 gene encoding uncharacterized protein LOC132936523, with translation MEQNTEPSMSTLWTRCRIIGFINMVSGKLNIIVLVMKSIKTKAEKDEQLFADIVRNHFGLVLIIFYIICIMILIFLIAFFRVNYGITSATEPGNGDKTGRWLIYHKVLFCINIILTIIMAINEPTSLISDVIILIILAIQIYIVNAYHTRITSTGGII, from the exons ATGGAGCAAAATACAGAACCATCAATGTCGACCCTGTGGACTCGCTGTAGAATTATAGGCTTCATAAATATGGTAAGTGGAAAACTTAACATTA TTGTATTGGtaatgaaatcaataaaaacaaaagcaGAAAAAGATGAACAGTTGTTTGCAGATATAGTGCGTAATCACTTTGGTTTGGTTttgataatattctatattatttgtatcatgatactaatttttttgatagcaTTCTTTCGTGTTAACTATGGAATAACATCTGCAACCGag CCTGGTAATGGAGATAAGACTGGAAGATGGCTGATTTAccataaagttttattttgcattaatattattctcacaATCATCATGGCAATAAATGAACCTACATCTCTTATCTCTGATGTTATCATACTTATAA TACTGGCGATACAGATATATATTGTCAATGCGTACCACACAAGAATTACTTCAACTGGCGGTATCATATAG